A stretch of DNA from Vibrio gallaecicus:
TGCATTACAACTTGCTAAATGCTTACTGTATTTAGCATTAGAAAGGAATGTAATATCCCCTTCTTTTGCTTTATCCATTGGAGCGATTGCTGAGATGATCGCATCACCATCACCGTGAAGTTCACCACCAGTGATTGTTGCTATTTCGGCTAAAGTCAGATTTTTCATAAATTATTTCAGTGCTTTAATTACTTTTTCAGAGATATTGTATTCAGGTTTGCCGTACTGCATTGCTTGAATATCCACAACAAGATCGTAGCCTTCTTTCTCGGCCACTTTTTGCACAGCATCTTGAATCACTTTAAACAGTTTTTGCTTTTCTTGAGCTTCGCGACGTTGACTCGCTTTCTCTAAAGCCTGAGCTTTAATTTTATACTTGCTGTCTAGTTGACCAATTTCGATACGAAGTTTTTCTACTTCATCAGGCCCTAGTAGCTCGCCATCACGCTTCAGCTTCTCAATTTTAGTTTTAGCTTCTACTTGGATACTTTGAAGCTCTGCCGCTTTATCTTTAAATTCTTCCTGCATTTTCTGAAGAACAACTTCACGCTGAGGCAAAGCTTGAAATACTTGAGCAGTGTTAACATATCCAACTTTTTGTGCAGCTTCTGCAGCTGTTGCAAAGAAAGATGAACTCAGTACTACAAGACCTAGGCCTGCTGCTTTAATCATTTTATTCAAAATATTGTCCTTTAAATTTTAGAAAGTTCTACCAATGGTGAATGTAAAGAATTCTTCATCATCACCTTCGTAAATTTTTGTTGGTTTAGCAATTGAGAAAACAAGTGGTCCCATTGGTGACATCCACTGTAAAGCTGCACCATATGAAGCTCGGTAATTCGTTGGATCTGAGTAATCGTAATAATACTGACCACCAGATGTTATCTGACTACTGCTTTGATAATTAAACTCAGTATCCCAGACACTAGCCATATCGAAGAAAACACTGGTTCTAATTTGGCTACGAGCTTCATCAGACGCAAATGGTGTTGGAACAATAAGTTCTAAACTTGCTAATGCTACTGCATTACCACCAACAGAATCATCGGTTACCGATGTGTGGTTAGGGTTATTACCGCCACCATCAGCATACACAGCTTTTGGACCTGCAGAGTTCGAACCAAAACCACGTAAAGTTGTAAAGCCACCTGCGTAGTAGTTTTCATAGAATGGGAACAAGTTGTCGTTACCATCCGTTTGACCATAACCATTACCGTAGCCTAAACGACCACGCATCAACAGAGTGAACTCATGTTTTTTGGTCAGGGGAATGTAATGTTTTACATCATACTGCGCTTTAAAATATTGAACATCTGAACTAGGTACCGTCATTTTAAAGAACGCACGTTGATGGTTACCAGCAGTTGGGAAAAAACCACGGTTTAAGTTATTACGCGTCCAAGAGATATTGACATCAAAATCGTTTACTAAAATATTTTCGTCACCATACTGGCCAATACTTTTAGCAAATTGTTCAACTTGAATATAAGTCGGGACATTACCGATCTTGTTATGCGTATAACCAACACCAAGGTCAATACGATTCAGCTCATCCATAGGGAAACCCCATGTTAAGCTTGTGCCATAACTTTCATTGGTATAGTCAACAATACCCGCTTCAGAAGCTTCAAATGTATTGTAGAAAATCTTACCACCAAGACTTACACCATCTAGCGTCCAGTAAGGGTCTCGATAGTCCAAGCTTACATTTTTCTGGTAGTCATTCATCATCGCGCTGATACCAACACGATCACCAGAGCCTGCAAAGTTATCCTGCTGTAAACCAACTTGGAAACTCACACCCGACTCAGTACCGTAACCGACACCAAAGTTAACACTGCCAGAGTTTGCTTCTTTGACGTTGTAAACCAAATCGACTTGGTCTTCACTTCCAGGCACTCGAACCGTTTGTACATCAACCGTTTCAAAGAAACCTAAACGATTCAAACGACCTTTACCGGTATCAATAGCTTTTGAGTTTAACCAACTACCTTCCATTTGACGCATTTCACGGCGCAAAACTTCATCTTTCGTTGAGTTATTCCCTGAGAAACGAATATCGCGTACATAGATACGACTTCCAGCTTCAACATTGATAACAAGTGATACTTCATTTGTTTCATCATTAAATTCAGGGATAGTGCGAACCTGAGGATATGCATAGCCAGATTCACCAAGAACTCGCTTCACGTCCTCTTCTAAGCTTGTCACTCTAGAACCGTTATAGGTATCACCATCTTCAAATGGAACCAGAGCTTTAAAATCGTCTTCACGTCCGATTAGCTCACCACGAAAAGAGACATCTTTTACCGTGTAAGCTTCACCTTCATCAAGCCCAAGGGTAATGTAAACCCCTTTCTTATCTGGAGAGATCGCAACCTGAGTAGAGTCGACTTTAAACTTCAAGTAACCGCGATCTAAGTAGTAAGATTTTAGAGCCTCAATATCACCAGCTAGTACTTGCTTCTGATATTTTTCATCAGCCAGGAAGTTCCACCAAGCAACATCTACATTTAAGTTAAAGCGACCAAGTAAATCAGCATCTGAATAAACTTCATTACCAATGAAGTTTATTTGCTGAATCTTTGCAGATACACCTTCAGTAAAAATGAATTTTAGATCTGAACGATTACGAGGTAGTGGAGTAACAACCGCCTTTACCGTTGCGTTGTACTTACCAACACTGTAGTAGAAATCTTCCAGACCTTTTTCGATATTACTTAACGTCGTTCTATCTAAAGCTTCACCTTCACGTACACCTGAAGCATCTAGGTTCTGTTGAAGTTGCTCTTCTTTTATCGCTTTATTTCCTGAGAATGAAATGCTGGCAATTGTTGGTCGCTCTTTAACTTGAACAATCAAAGCCCCTTCATCGCGCAGTACTTTTACATCTTCAAAGTTACCAGAGGCATATAATGCTCGAATAATTTCTGACACATCATTCGGGCTTAATTCATCACCAATACGAACTGGCATCTTCAATAAAGCAGCACCTAAAGCAACACGCTGTAAGCCTTCAATTTGAATATCTTGAACTACAAAATTTTGTGAGCCGTTCGCAGCGACGCTTGTTGCCAAGAGGCTTGCGAACAGGATTTTCTTAATCGCCATACTTATTCTAATTATTCCTTGCTACTACTAAAGCCTGTGAGAAACCATTCACAGACGAGTAAAATCGTTAAATATTGCTAGAGCCATGAGGGAGAAAATAATCGCCCCTCCCAGTCGATATCCCATTTCCTGAATTTTTTCAGGTACTGGCTTACGAGTGATTGCT
This window harbors:
- a CDS encoding OmpH family outer membrane protein, whose protein sequence is MIKAAGLGLVVLSSSFFATAAEAAQKVGYVNTAQVFQALPQREVVLQKMQEEFKDKAAELQSIQVEAKTKIEKLKRDGELLGPDEVEKLRIEIGQLDSKYKIKAQALEKASQRREAQEKQKLFKVIQDAVQKVAEKEGYDLVVDIQAMQYGKPEYNISEKVIKALK
- the bamA gene encoding outer membrane protein assembly factor BamA, with amino-acid sequence MAIKKILFASLLATSVAANGSQNFVVQDIQIEGLQRVALGAALLKMPVRIGDELSPNDVSEIIRALYASGNFEDVKVLRDEGALIVQVKERPTIASISFSGNKAIKEEQLQQNLDASGVREGEALDRTTLSNIEKGLEDFYYSVGKYNATVKAVVTPLPRNRSDLKFIFTEGVSAKIQQINFIGNEVYSDADLLGRFNLNVDVAWWNFLADEKYQKQVLAGDIEALKSYYLDRGYLKFKVDSTQVAISPDKKGVYITLGLDEGEAYTVKDVSFRGELIGREDDFKALVPFEDGDTYNGSRVTSLEEDVKRVLGESGYAYPQVRTIPEFNDETNEVSLVINVEAGSRIYVRDIRFSGNNSTKDEVLRREMRQMEGSWLNSKAIDTGKGRLNRLGFFETVDVQTVRVPGSEDQVDLVYNVKEANSGSVNFGVGYGTESGVSFQVGLQQDNFAGSGDRVGISAMMNDYQKNVSLDYRDPYWTLDGVSLGGKIFYNTFEASEAGIVDYTNESYGTSLTWGFPMDELNRIDLGVGYTHNKIGNVPTYIQVEQFAKSIGQYGDENILVNDFDVNISWTRNNLNRGFFPTAGNHQRAFFKMTVPSSDVQYFKAQYDVKHYIPLTKKHEFTLLMRGRLGYGNGYGQTDGNDNLFPFYENYYAGGFTTLRGFGSNSAGPKAVYADGGGNNPNHTSVTDDSVGGNAVALASLELIVPTPFASDEARSQIRTSVFFDMASVWDTEFNYQSSSQITSGGQYYYDYSDPTNYRASYGAALQWMSPMGPLVFSIAKPTKIYEGDDEEFFTFTIGRTF